In a genomic window of Quercus lobata isolate SW786 chromosome 4, ValleyOak3.0 Primary Assembly, whole genome shotgun sequence:
- the LOC115984213 gene encoding aspartic proteinase CDR1-like, translating into MASHHHSLLSLAASATTFSIILLCCFTLIEALNGGFSVDLIYRDSLDSPFYNAFETHSQRVAKALRRSINHVNHFKPSSSVSPNLAQTDIISNSGEYLIKYSVGTPLVAILGIADTGSDLIWLQCKPCPECYNQAAPFFDPKMSTTYKSVSCTSSQCESVGNTSCSNDGTSCQYSVSYDDQSFSNGDLAVDTFTLGSTTSDNPVSLPETIIGCGHDNNGTFSAKGSGIVGLGHGTVSLVSQLSSIGGKFSYCLVPLTSRVEKSSKLNFGSNAVVSSPGTVSTPLVPNSQDTSYFLTLEAMSVGSKRLEMSGSSGSEDLEGNIIIDSGTTLTTLPTEFYSTFESAVAEEIDLERGDDPSQFLSLCYKRTSDSIEIPITAHFTGADVKLNPDTTFIQINEELSCMAFRANQEITIFGNLAQSNLLVGYDLVKKTVSFKPTDCTKL; encoded by the coding sequence ATGGCATCTCATCATCACTCACTTCTATCTTTGGCTGCATCGGCAACTACGTTCTCCATTATCTTGCTTTGCTGCTTCACTCTCATTGAGGCTCTCAATGGAGGCTTTAGCGTGGATCTCATCTATCGTGACTCTCTAGACTCTCCCTTCTACAACGCTTTTGAAACTCATTCGCAGCGTGTAGCCAAGGCCTTGCGGCGTTCCATTAACCATGTCAATCATTTTAAGCCAAGTTCTTCAGTCTCTCCCAATTTAGCCCAAACAGATATAATCTCAAATAGCGGCGAATACCTCATAAAATACTCAGTTGGTACACCACTAGTCGCAATACTAGGCATTGCCGATACTGGTAGTGATTTGATATGGCTACAGTGCAAACCTTGCCCTGAGTGCTATAATCAAGCAGCTCCATTTTTTGATCCTAAAATGTCCACAACCTACAAAAGCGTTTCTTGTACTTCATCACAATGTGAATCTGTAGGGAATACATCATGCTCCAATGATGGAACAAGTTGTCAATATTCCGTCTCTTATGATGATCAGTCATTCTCAAACGGAGACCTTGCTGTAGACACTTTCACTCTGGGATCAACTACAAGCGATAATCCTGTGTCTCTCCCAGAAACTATCATAGGGTGTGGACATGATAATAATGGTACTTTTAGTGCCAAAGGTTCTGGCATTGTTGGCCTTGGTCACGGCACGGTTTCCCTTGTTTCCCAATTGAGTTCTATTGGTGGCAAATTCTCCTATTGCTTGGTGCCATTAACTTCAAGAGTAGAAAAATCAAGCAAACTGAATTTTGGTAGTAACGCCGTGGTTTCGAGTCCTGGAACTGTGTCTACTCCCTTAGTCCCCAATAGTCAAGACACCTCCTATTTCCTAACACTCGAAGCAATGAGTGTTGGCAGCAAAAGATTAGAGATGAGCGGTTCTTCTGGCTCTGAAGACTTAGAGGGCAATATTATCATTGATTCAGGCACAACACTGACAACATTGCCAACAGAATTCTACTCCACGTTTGAATCAGCAGTAGCAGAAGAAATTGATTTAGAGCGTGGTGATGACCCGAGTCAGTTTCTAAGTCTTTGCTACAAGCGCACATCAGATTCTATAGAAATTCCTATCACAGCTCATTTCACCGGTGCAGATGTGAAGTTAAATCCAGACACCACCTTCATTCAAATAAATGAGGAACTTTCGTGCATGGCTTTCCGTGCTAATCAAGAAATTACCATCTTTGGTAACTTGGCCCAGTCCAATTTGTTAGTAGGCTATGACCTTGTGAAGAAAACTGTATCTTTCAAGCCAACGGATTGCACCAAGCTCTAA